A window of Clostridium botulinum BKT015925 contains these coding sequences:
- a CDS encoding aspartyl-phosphate phosphatase Spo0E family protein: protein MKDYIKMQMEETRMNLNNLVERKFNRMVDYDVIELSQELDRLLVQYIKITNNKKYLLKDF from the coding sequence ATGAAAGACTATATCAAGATGCAGATGGAAGAAACTAGGATGAATTTAAACAATTTGGTTGAAAGGAAGTTTAATAGAATGGTTGATTATGATGTAATAGAGCTAAGTCAGGAATTAGATAGGCTATTAGTACAATATATTAAGATAACAAATAATAAAAAATATTTATTAAAAGATTTCTAA